The DNA sequence CagcgtcaaaaaaaaaaaaaaccccgagAAACTTGGATGAACCATGTGCACATCTGCACTACAAAAACTATCTAGGTATTTGGTTCAAATATCTAATGAAAGTGAAATATCTTACCAGCAGGAGTGAGATCATCCCACCTGTTTTCAATGCAGTTTAATTAATTCTCCCTCCAAACTAGTCTGCCTCTTAAAAACAGTGACTCATCAAATAAAGAGTCAAAAATAgtgataaaaaaacacacacaagtgcatCACAAGTAATCaaactaatattacattagCACGTGTGAGTGAGAAATACATGGTTTTTTAACTGCTTTGCATagatgcttgtttttttttttagcattgtGGTGGGTGTTTCTCTCAGGGGAACACGTGTTGCAGAGGAGAGCTGCGGGGCCTCCCTCGTGGTAGGGGGTTAATATGATGCGATCAAGGAGTAACTGTAGTTTTTAATGCTTAAAAAGAACTTTCAAGTTGGCAGCAATGCACACAAGATTGGTTGATCAGAGCGACATGTGAGCTGCATGAAAACAGCTCCTGGAAAAAGGATAAAGCATGTGATTGATCCTCTTCTGAAGCCTTTGAAAAGTCGATATTTGGTCACGTTTAGGTTTGTTTGGAATATGATGAGCGGATGTGATATTTTGCCATTCATCGTGGTCTCTGTTAACTAAAAGTAAGCTGTTGGAACTACAGATTGATCAAGAAGAAACGGACAAATGATCTAAATAAACAGCTTAATCATGGAGTCAAAATATGCATTTTACACAAACCCATTTTAGGAAGTTATACTCTCTCTTCTGGTCCCATTTTAAACTGATGTTacttaaataatatatttatgtgtcACTCTTAAGTATTTTTCTCTGACGGCTGTTTAAAATTGTCACACTTGTTGAATAAATGTAACCAGTTTGGATTCATCTCATCTTTTCCCCCTTGTATTAGACACtttttccattcttctttccaTTCTACATAGTAGCCCAGCCAGGTTCAACCAAAACCCTTCATTcaccttttttaaatacaaGTGTTAAAGTGGGAGGAATGCAGAGGAGGGGTGCATTTCCCTCCCAGTTCTCGTGAGTGTGTGCCTCCATTGCTGTCTGATAAGATAAAGGGTTAGCATGTGAATGAGAGGAGTCCCCTCTAGCTGCTCATTCACCTCAAGGTTCCTGTCATAAAGTGATTAAAGGCTCTTTTCTGTCTGCTCAACCccccatgtgtttgtgtgttacactagctttaaaaaaaaaaggacaggagaTCCCAGCCGTGGAGACATTTATCTACCAAAGAACAATTCATTTTACCCTATTTTATTGCTACTGCACCCACACATTTAGACATATCATCCACAATGTTGTACTTTAATTCTGTTCAGCTTGCATGTTGGCACACACAGTTGTCAGACTCAAGCAGCTCTCTTCCTACTATATGGTTTATGATGATGCATATAGAGACATTTAAATGTTCTGTGGAGCAGTTGTAACTGAAATGTTGTTTGACTGTTTGCACAGGAAGTTGGGTTTTGATTACTCATATTGCAAACCAAAACACAATTTACAGTTAGCTACACCACTAGTTGgagttttaaaagaaattaaaaagaagTTGGTTCCCCTTTTCATCATGAAAGCAAGTTGATTGTTGCTTCAGATTacggctgcaactaacgattattttaattatacattCATCTggcaattattttctcaattagttATTTGTTAGGATTAGAGTTAGTCAGGAAATGGTGATgaatgttgatcactgtttcccaaagcctgAGGTGCAACCTCAAATGTGCTGTTTTGTCCCAACCAACAGTCTCAAAACCTAAAGACAACCCGTCTACAGCCACAGAAGaccaaagaaaccagaaaatgtccacatttaagaagcttcaGCCACATAATTTGATGACTCAATAATTAATTGGTAGCTACTTTGTCTGTTGActgaataattgattaatcctCTAATCTTTGCAGCTCAATTTAAGATTCTTTAAAGAAAGCTCAAGTTTAGACAGCAAAGTTGTGATGATCTTTAACTCAGACCTCAGAATTAAACACCAACACCCGCTGTCTTATTTTACCAACACTTACACTCGGATTTATCATGTTATATTCACAAGAAATGCGTAACGCATGACTGGCTTGCGCCTctgtcaccaaaaaaaaaaggtagacgCACACGTGTCAATGATGGATGTAAGGGGGTTATGGCAATGTAAAAGGCCTCAACCCTAAAATTAGCGGCCGCGTGTCAAGGAAAATTAACTCCCAGGATCCACTGGCCTTTGTGCAGGTGGACAATGGAGCCTTGCATCTGAATGAAGCACCCCTCGGCCGTGACCGAGCCCCTCTCTCAGCAGCAGTCCTGCTTTTGTCCCTCACAGCTCtgatgtctttctctgtctcacttGGCTTCCAGACACATTCTGGACAGAGTTTACAGtagaccccactaataatgcctcaGCATCAAATCCTTCAAGTTAAAGGCCCCACTCTGATCCCATACCTGCCTGTGGGTGATTCTGTTAAACCTGATGTGGGCATGTGGCTGCTGAGGGTACATTATGGGGGTGGGGAAGGTCACACATGGGGGACGAAGTGGGTTAACGGTCACCAGAAAAGAATGGCCTGATGGGATTGGGGCTCAGCATACGTCCATGTTACCACTCAAATGTCATGGCTCACCAATCGCGTTTCCTCACTGCGTAGGACTCTGCAGCAGATGCTCAACTGTTAGTGAATGTCACGGGATTAGAGAAGATgatgctgttgtttgtttttgtttttttcaaatgtttttttaatcaagcgTTATTATGGGTTGATTATTCTGATGGTATATGTTGGAGATTTAGATTTTGTAAAGGAACAGACAGTCTGAAAGGATTGTCTTGTAATGTTGGATTTGATTTAAACACTCAGACTTTACTCACAATAAACCCtgtgttctgagtttgtcaGTTTGATTGCTTGTGGTTTTGGTAACGGTAAAACACAGCCTTGTAATTACTGTTAAAGATGGATGTGAATTCAACCAAAAATTAAAGAATCAAAATGGGATTCAATGTCTGCCAAAACAAACTTGATACATCCTTGATCTTTGTCAACAGTGCGCGATAGTTTTGACAATGTAATCTCAGGATCCCACCAAGGGAATTTTAAAGGGCTTTAGGCATTTCACATGTTGTGTTAGAAAGGTGATGGGGTTTTATCTTCAAAACCACACCAcaccttccttcatctctttttttttttctcttgagaATCGGAAATGCTTCTGGCAACACACCACTACAGAGAATGGTGTCTTCTGAAAGGTCATTTCAGGTGAACATAGTTTAAAGGTGTATTTAGATATGTAGGAGGCTAGGTTATTGTTTATTCTCTACATATTCAAACCTCCAATTTCATTGTCATCCCATTGTTCAATAATTAAGCAAGTCAGCCTCTGCGATTCTGCTCTTCATCAAAAAATGCTACAAAATTAAATCTCGATGTGGTTTCACTAAAAAGGTGTCACCTATTGACTCAGTGGTATCAAACAGAGATATCAGTCATTTAGATTAACAGTGCTTCCCCTCAACTTTTATCTTACATGTCTTTCTGCCAAACAACTATCCAAAGAATGTCACCCTGATCCACAACCTCCCAAGGAAGCCACGCTGCCTTCtcaccccacccccaacccctgCACTAACCACTGCATCCTGCAGTTTAGGGTTAGTGATGGTGGTCAGTGTGTTAGTGGAGCTTTGTGATGTGGGTGGGAAGAGGGATGGGGGTGGGGGCGGCAGTGTGGAATGCTGTTCCTCCGGAGGGGGGATGGGTTGAAGGTTATCCTCATCAGGTTTACCACTCAAACGCAGCAAAAAAGACAAAGCAGGGTTAAGCAACAGTGTCTTTAAATGGCTGGGTTGAGTGGGAACAGTGAGCTTTGTCATGTTGGTTTATTTGTCAAGTGAGACATCATGATCACCTTAATACCAAAATACGTGATAAGCCATATCAGGTTCTGATGGTATCACACAGTAAGGAATGGGTGGGGGTTGTTCTCAAGGGTCAAAGTCTCCACAGGCTCACTGTGGAGTTGATATGGTCATTGATGGTGTAAAGATCAAAGTATCACTTTATGTGTCACAATTATTTTCATCTGTATGtcgtgataaaaaaaaaaacatttgttcaTCCCTGGTGATTTGACTCTTGCTATCCTGAAGCAAAAGGAGTTCCTAAACACCAAAGCAATAATTTTGATGATTTATACCTCTCCCTGTCTGCCCTTCAGAGCAAGTTGCACATGGAAGGCTTCCGCAGCCTGAAGGAAGGTGAAGCGGTGGAGTTTAGCTTCAAGAAGTCATCGAAGGGCCTGGAGTCGCAGCGAGTTACAGGTCCAGGTGGCATCCACTGTGTGGGCAGCGAGCGGAGACCAAAAGGCAAGAAGGTCCAGAAGCGACGTTCGAAAGGAGATCGGTAAGCAGGGACGAACTGGGAGAGAACAAGaaagacatttacatttttgctcCATTCTATAAGTAAACTAAATTAGTGTTCTGAAATATATCAATTTCACATAAACTGCAAAAACGAGTATAGTGTATAATTTCATGGCCTCAATGAGATACTGCATAGCACCTCATTATGTGCGCTCTTTGCTGCATTGAGTGCATAACTAATCAATATCAGAAGACATTTTACAGAAAATCTAGCTGGAGAACTCCCAATAATCATAGATAGTTCTATGACAGCCATTAATTCACACTAGCATTACCAGAAAAGTCATTTAATTACAATGTTCAGATTAGGTCTTGAAttcagatgaaaaaaaacaacagtatacAGTAACTACAGGTTCTTTTCATGTTAGGTACCATTGGAAGCTCAACAGCTCAGCAGTCCACAAACAGTCACTGTTTTTTGGATCAGATATACAATAGTATTTTTAGTTtctccctattttccttcctcttctcaaCCCCAACCCCCACCTCTAGCCCTAGCAAGGGTCACACCAGCAGGCTTGACGTGTGACCTGGATCAATAACTGTTTAAATCTGCTGCCCCTAGTGAATTCACACCcactgactctctctcttcctaAACCTCTTCTACCAATGAGATGTGAAGCTCCAAACCAAACCAATAACCCAAATCAAAATTTAAATGCAATTAATCTAGAAACGTTAACAGTTTGTTGGTAATTCCAGGACTTCTTCCTTATAGAGGAACAGATGCATGACTGCTGTAGTCATCTCGTCATGATTCAAGTAGCCGTAAGAATGTCTTTGATGCTGTAGGAAAAACTGAACAGTATATTCCTTTGAACTGAACATATACATGATCCCTGAAAAGAGCAAATTAAAGTCACAAAAGGCTAAAAACTTAATGCTGCTATTCCTAAGAACAATGTATCTTTGTTCCTGaaatatttctatatttctatatCACAGGGTTTCATGCCAAGGCAACAATGCTAAGGGGGCCTTGATTTTTGGGCCATTCTTTGAATATCAGTATAGTGCGGGGTTAGAGGTATATCAGCTTCACCCCATTGTCAGTTGTGATTAGAGACAGAGTGTAGTCAGTGTGAGAACAGAGATCATTACCGCCTCAAAGAGTCCTGGGAGGCCCGCTGTGGTTCAATAACTCTCCCTAGACCACACTGATCCATGGATAAGATATCGTTCCTGGTAAACGTATTTGAATATGCAACATTGGATGATGtttcaaggttttattttctgattgatagatcataaacatatatatatctctGTATAACAGATCATCAGATGTATTTTGGACAATTTTAGACCAGTTTTGGTTGAGTTCAAGATTAGTCACCAAAGCAAACCCCTGTTTTTCACTCCACATTTCATAGACCACCTTTGTGAGTGTATATATGActgagagaggggaaaaagctCCTGTCCATTTAATTGATAACAGATGCAAGAGCCCGGGCAAGGGGGTGAAAGGTCAcagttgtcatggcaacggtgtATGAGTAAATGCAAGAGGACTGGGGGCTGGGATGGGTTTGGGGGTAAGAGAACTGAGGGGAAGGTTGCGCGGGTCAGGGTTCAGAGGTCattactgcagctttttgaGACAAAGGACCACTTCCCCTTCCCTCCACTTGCCTCCTGATCGATGCTGATGTAGGGAAGTTCTGTGATGTGACGGTATAGACCTTGACACCACCCCAACGCCACTGCTACAAAGCCATACTGACCCCTCGGCAGCCGCCCTGTCCAAACCTCATCTGCTGCTACAATGGCGGCAGGGGGCCCGCAGTGGCACAAACTGTTCTTCCCACTCTCACTACCCATCTGTCTACCGCCCCTGCACACGTGGCCATTCTATAGATTATGTCCAAACAGAGGAGGCTGATGGTACCCTTATGGCTCGAGCTGACCCCTCATGGTGTTCAGTTCTCTAGTTCAACTGATGAAACGGGTGTCTTACTTTGATACAATAGAGTCCAACGGGAAGCCTGTTTTCAGCAATGACAAACTGATAAATAGGGCAAGCTGTTCATGATGCCATCAGATGTGAGGCTGCATTGTACTCATAGTAGGTTAACCCCAAAATAGGAGCCCTCCCACAAAATTGTTGTAATTCTGTAGTCATTCCATCTCATATGAATTTCTAGATGCTAAAAACACTCCTGCTCGCCTAAAATGTTGCTAATTAGATGATTTCATAGCTTTTGAGTGGAATCTTTGACAATCCAAGAAAAGTTGAGACATGTTTTGAAGTGGTTCAACTTTTTATGTTCCCCACAGAGCAGTGTGGTGTGACCTGGAATGCCCTTGCAAGATTTATGAGCAAATGTAAACTCAAGTCATTCCAGTTGAAATATTGCCATCTAGTGGCAAACAGGTGCAACATAAATTCCCCTTGCACTTAAAAGTGTGCTCTGCTTATTGTCATTTCATTTGGACGTTTGAGCCTCAATGTGCAAAATGATGTATGTGGAGAGAAAGTTTTCACATCCATCTGCTGAAAGGGGGGAGTTTTATCCTGTGGAGGGACTGTATAAAAGTAGTTTGGGTGGGCAAAGTTGctgattttttatatttatttaaattgtcACAAATAGAGTAGTTGCTAAAAACAAAAGGGCTTATTACAGCCGCTGAATGAGGGAACCAGGCCAAAGTTTCAGCTTTGTGCATACCAACAGCATTGAAAAGCGTGGACATATTAAACATAATTAGTTACTTCTGTTTTTTGTTAGGGTGTAGACATTAAATAAAGAGAACATGTATTGTTACATCACATGCTCTCTCGTGAGAAAATGTTCAATCAGTAACAACTGTGAACTTAACATCTCATTCTGTTCACGTGATGAGAATACGAGAACTAATTAACTCCCTGATCACAAAGCTAAAACTGTTGTGCATCCTCCTTTGACCTGTTTAGCAAACAAGTCATACAATACATCTGAATAGGTTATAAGGTCCTCTCTTGCTCCTCCAAAACTGTTACTAGAAGAAGAAATACACAACCCACCCCCcattttatactttaaattTGAGTTTAGAGTGTGTGGATACATGCACGGTTTTATGagatcacaactagtttggaagccaTGGTTCAATATATAATTGTAATATGGAAacacttgaagcctccagtaaACATGCACAGAGTGGACTCTTAgttcaattaattttttttaatgatacatATTTGAATATTCATAGAtttgggagagagagggagaaaatgtgcttttaacAAATTGTAACTAGTTCATTGAATTTGAATTGTTATTGAAAAATCAAGCATTTTTGTGATGTGTCTTTAAACACATACTCTGTTCTGACAGGTGCTACAACTGCGGAGGCCTGGACCACCACGCCAAAGAGTGCAAGTTACCACCCCAGCCCAAGAAGTGCCATTTCTGCCAGAGCATCGACCACATGGTTGCCAACTGTCCAATCAAAGCACAACAGTCCTCACCGGGTTCTCAGGGAAAACCATCCTCCTTGAAaggggatgaggaggagcaCAGCCACTCGGCACCACCTCCCGAGACCTCTGATTAAACGAGGAATCGGGCAACACTGAAGCCGGGGGGAAGCACAGAGGCCAATCAAACTGCTTTGATGGAGAGATGGGATGCCAGATCCCCTTCCACCTGTTGAAGCTGCTTTTGGAACTACCTCAGGTTAAAAAGATTTCTCATGAAGAATGTTGCTGAAATTTtcttttgtcattgtttttcatttggtgTAACACTCAGGAATACTGCTGTATTATTGCACTCAGGACGCTTTCTAAATGTATGAATCACTGCTGTTCTTTGGGGATTTGAGATTGTAGTGAGCAATGCCATATAACAGATTATCTTGATGAGTTCTTGTAGGTTTTCTTTTATGTTATACTTTGCCTCTCCTGTAGGCATTATAACTCTTCTGTTTTTGCGCAatagtcagtcagtgtgtttaGTATAGACCTACACTTTTGCTGCCTTACCATTTTGTCTCCTTCCTGACTGTTACACCTCAGTGACAGTTGGTACCTCTGTAATGAATGTTAGTTTGCATATCGCATGGGGAATGGGAGGGTTCGTGAAAACACAGGGGACGGGATTTAGGGTATAGCTTTAGGCAATGTATTGGCACCTGCCAATATTGCAATTGACCATCCAGTTTTCCTGGGGCCAAATGAATGTCAGACCAGAAGTGTTTTCCAGCTTTTGGTCAGAGTtggtttctttgttgttgttttcttaaaATCATTTCATTCTCTTCATCCAGCGTTTTGTTGGCTGTTTAAAGGTGCACAGTCTACCTCATTTGTGCAAGTTTGGTCTGCTACTAAAACTGTCATCCTAACCACAGATAGTAAACCAAATATTCTCTGCTCGGAATACAGTTTTGGAGATTGTGATTTGAATTGGGATTAAATCAAATCCTTTTTGCACTACAATGTTAATGCAGGATTGCCATTTAGCAGCAATAACTTCCTCCTTGTTTCTGGGAACCAGAAGCATTTATAGTATATCCTCATGTTATTGGCTGCTGTGTGAAATACTGCTGCTTCATAATGACCTCAATTTGGATTTGATAGAATTCCAACAAACTACACTCGACATCATCACTTCTAATAAGATACTTGACCTGGACTTAGTTACTGAGGGGTCCAGCTAGCTCTCCTCTTGATACTT is a window from the Scomber japonicus isolate fScoJap1 chromosome 10, fScoJap1.pri, whole genome shotgun sequence genome containing:
- the lin28aa gene encoding protein lin-28 homolog A; this encodes MAEGVCKTEEDEGPSTEEDSQSYNGLGMCKWFNVRMGFGFLSMTNREGVPLDEPVDVFVHQSKLHMEGFRSLKEGEAVEFSFKKSSKGLESQRVTGPGGIHCVGSERRPKGKKVQKRRSKGDRCYNCGGLDHHAKECKLPPQPKKCHFCQSIDHMVANCPIKAQQSSPGSQGKPSSLKGDEEEHSHSAPPPETSD